Proteins from one Flavobacterium branchiarum genomic window:
- a CDS encoding MBL fold metallo-hydrolase — MKIEQIYTGCLAQGAYYITSNGEAAIIDPLREIQPYLDRLDRDQVKLKYIFETHFHADFVSGHVDLSKETGAPIIYGPNAECGYDCVSATDEQEFKLGNITIKALHTPGHTMESTSYLLIDENGKDYAVFSGDTLFIGDVGRPDLAQKAAGMTQDQLAAILFNSLRTKIMTLADDVIVYPAHGAGSACGKNMSKETVSTIGNQKATNYALRADMTEAEFITEVTDGLLPPPAYFSMNVAMNKSGYESFETVLHNGMKAIKVDEFEAVVEETGALILDTRDNSVFSKGFIPQSVNIGINGDFAPWVGTLIADVKQPIILVTENGLEEETVTRLSRVGFDSIIGHLEGGFDAWKNAAYEIDTVNRITAAQFANEFKLEESKVIDIRKETEYSAEHIEEAYNKPLAFINEWVKDIDPKEHFYLHCAAGYRSMIAASILQARGFRNFTEVEGGFNAIAKTTIPKSDFVCQSKVLK; from the coding sequence ATGAAAATTGAACAAATTTATACTGGATGTTTAGCACAAGGCGCTTACTACATTACCTCAAATGGAGAAGCTGCTATTATAGATCCACTGAGAGAAATACAACCCTATTTGGACCGTTTAGATCGTGATCAGGTAAAACTAAAATACATTTTTGAAACTCATTTTCATGCCGATTTCGTTTCGGGTCATGTTGATTTAAGTAAAGAAACTGGCGCACCTATTATATATGGTCCAAATGCTGAATGTGGCTATGATTGCGTTTCGGCAACCGACGAGCAAGAGTTTAAACTGGGAAACATAACGATAAAAGCGTTGCATACTCCTGGTCATACAATGGAAAGCACCTCTTATTTATTAATAGATGAAAACGGAAAAGACTATGCTGTTTTCTCTGGAGATACTTTATTCATTGGAGATGTAGGACGTCCTGACTTAGCTCAAAAAGCAGCAGGAATGACACAAGATCAATTGGCTGCAATATTATTTAATTCGCTACGAACAAAAATAATGACTTTGGCTGATGATGTTATCGTATATCCGGCACATGGAGCAGGAAGTGCTTGTGGGAAAAACATGAGTAAAGAAACGGTATCAACGATTGGAAATCAAAAAGCAACCAATTATGCTTTGCGTGCTGATATGACTGAAGCCGAATTTATTACTGAAGTAACCGATGGTTTATTGCCTCCTCCTGCTTATTTTAGCATGAATGTAGCTATGAACAAAAGTGGCTATGAAAGCTTTGAAACTGTTTTACATAATGGAATGAAAGCTATAAAAGTTGATGAATTTGAAGCTGTAGTCGAAGAAACTGGTGCTTTAATTTTGGATACTAGAGATAATAGTGTTTTTAGCAAAGGATTTATTCCGCAATCTGTGAATATCGGTATCAATGGTGATTTTGCTCCTTGGGTGGGTACTTTAATTGCCGATGTAAAACAACCTATTATATTAGTAACCGAAAATGGATTAGAAGAAGAAACTGTAACTCGATTGAGTCGTGTAGGTTTCGATTCGATTATCGGACATCTAGAAGGTGGATTTGATGCATGGAAAAATGCAGCTTATGAAATTGATACCGTAAATAGAATTACTGCAGCTCAATTTGCAAATGAATTTAAACTTGAAGAAAGCAAAGTAATCGACATTCGTAAAGAAACGGAATACAGTGCTGAACATATTGAAGAGGCTTACAATAAACCATTGGCTTTTATTAATGAATGGGTAAAAGATATTGACCCAAAAGAACATTTTTATTTACATTGTGCTGCTGGATACAGAAGTATGATTGCTGCATCAATATTACAAGCACGCGGATTTAGAAATTTCACCGAAGTTGAAGGTGGTTTTAATGCTATTGCAAAAACTACAATTCCGAAATCTGATTTTGTATGTCAAAGTAAAGTTTTAAAATAA
- a CDS encoding cytochrome ubiquinol oxidase subunit I, translating to MEEMLFYDRMQFAFTITFHYLFPQLTMGLSLIIVYFKWKYLRTNIEEYNHATKFWMKVFALNFAMGVVTGIPMEFQFGTNWAKFSELTGGIIGQTLAMEGMFSFFLESSFLGLFLFGEKLLGHKWHFVTGLLICIGSWASGYLIIATHSWMQNPVGYEILENGRFVLTNFKALFLNPWLWPSYLHNQAASMVTSSFVVAGIGAFYLLSKKNVAYGKLFVKTGVIFGLISCVIVAVPTGDLLAKNVVKYQPVTFAAMEGIFHTEKKGAEIVLIGQPDVKDKKLDNKIAVPNILSFLTYGSWHEEIKGLDQFDESVHPTNISGLYYAYHVMVGLGTIFIGLMAFAVFQLCRKKLFETKWILWSLLFMLPFPYIANTAGWYTAELGRQPWLVYNLLRTADGASPTVSSGNTLFTLLGFIGLYLLLGMLFLLLIGKIINKGPHTDNIENI from the coding sequence ATGGAAGAAATGCTTTTTTATGATCGAATGCAATTTGCATTTACAATTACCTTTCACTACCTATTTCCTCAACTTACAATGGGACTTTCCTTAATCATTGTATATTTTAAATGGAAATATCTACGAACGAATATCGAAGAATACAATCATGCCACTAAGTTTTGGATGAAAGTTTTTGCTTTAAATTTTGCAATGGGGGTTGTTACAGGAATTCCGATGGAGTTTCAGTTTGGAACCAATTGGGCTAAGTTCTCTGAATTAACAGGTGGTATTATAGGACAAACGCTCGCCATGGAAGGAATGTTCTCTTTCTTTTTAGAATCCTCATTTTTAGGCTTGTTTTTATTTGGTGAAAAACTTCTCGGACATAAATGGCACTTTGTCACGGGATTACTCATATGTATTGGCTCGTGGGCAAGTGGATATCTAATTATTGCAACACATTCGTGGATGCAAAACCCTGTAGGATATGAAATTCTTGAAAACGGAAGATTTGTATTAACCAATTTTAAAGCGTTGTTTCTTAATCCTTGGTTATGGCCTTCTTATTTGCATAATCAGGCAGCATCTATGGTAACAAGTTCATTTGTTGTTGCAGGAATTGGGGCTTTTTACCTTTTAAGTAAGAAGAATGTTGCTTATGGGAAGCTATTCGTGAAAACGGGAGTTATTTTTGGATTGATTTCTTGTGTAATTGTAGCTGTTCCAACAGGTGATTTGCTTGCTAAAAATGTTGTAAAATACCAACCTGTAACTTTTGCTGCTATGGAAGGAATTTTTCATACAGAGAAAAAAGGAGCCGAAATTGTTCTTATAGGACAACCAGATGTAAAAGATAAAAAACTTGATAATAAAATTGCTGTTCCTAATATATTGAGTTTCTTGACTTACGGAAGTTGGCATGAAGAAATAAAAGGATTGGATCAGTTTGATGAAAGTGTTCATCCTACTAATATTTCTGGACTCTATTATGCTTACCATGTTATGGTAGGATTGGGAACTATATTTATAGGATTAATGGCTTTTGCAGTTTTTCAACTTTGCAGAAAAAAATTATTCGAAACCAAATGGATTTTATGGTCGCTACTTTTTATGCTTCCGTTTCCATATATAGCCAATACTGCCGGATGGTATACTGCCGAATTAGGACGTCAGCCGTGGTTGGTTTATAATTTATTACGCACTGCCGATGGAGCTTCGCCAACAGTTTCCTCTGGGAATACACTGTTTACATTATTAGGATTTATAGGATTGTACCTTTTATTGGGTATGTTGTTTTTGCTATTGATTGGTAAAATCATCAATAAAGGACCTCACACAGATAATATAGAAAATATATAA